In the Blautia coccoides genome, AGACGATCAAAAGAATTTCAGACGCAGGAGGCAGCGGATATTTTATTAAGACGGATGTTACGGATGAAAAAAGTGTGACGCAGGCATTTCAGCTTATCATGGAGCAGTCAGGCTCATTGGATATTGTATTTAACAATGCGGGAATATGCATACATAAGGATACGCTGACGTCCTCCATTGAGGAATTCAGACAGGTTGTGGATGTGAATCTGACAGGGGAATATATTGTAGCCAGGGCAGCAGGAAAGATCATGATAGAAAAAGGGATACATGGAAGTATCATCAATATGGCATCCATGTCAGGCAGTATTGTGAATATTCCTCAGTGGCAGTGTTCTTATAATGCGTCCAAGGCGGCAGTGATCCATATGACACGTTCTCTGGCAGCGGAATGGGCAGAAAACCATATAAGGGTCAACAGTCTGAGTCCAGGTTATATAGCGACCCCTATGTCTGTGGATACACCGAAAGAGCTAAAAGAGGCGTGGATGCCGCTGATCCCCATGCACAGAATGGGAAAACCTGAGGAGCTTGTTCCGGCTGTGTTATATTTAGCCAGTGACGCTTCCGGTTATACATCCGGCAGTGATGTGGTTGTGGACGGGGCATACACATGTGTGTGACCGCTGATATTAAAAAATAGAAAATCTCCCGATGAGCAGAATATGCTTTTTCGGGAGATTTTTATGGAATCGGGCAACTGTCCTTATAATACTTTTTTCAAATTATACGCCTCATCCACCAGCAGGATATCTGCCTCTTTACCAGGAGTAAGAGAACCGACTCTGT is a window encoding:
- a CDS encoding SDR family oxidoreductase codes for the protein MYLEEIFGLKGKTAVVTGGSRGIGQVVVEGLARAGAEVVILSRSQADETIKRISDAGGSGYFIKTDVTDEKSVTQAFQLIMEQSGSLDIVFNNAGICIHKDTLTSSIEEFRQVVDVNLTGEYIVARAAGKIMIEKGIHGSIINMASMSGSIVNIPQWQCSYNASKAAVIHMTRSLAAEWAENHIRVNSLSPGYIATPMSVDTPKELKEAWMPLIPMHRMGKPEELVPAVLYLASDASGYTSGSDVVVDGAYTCV